In Victivallis lenta, the following proteins share a genomic window:
- a CDS encoding peptidylprolyl isomerase, whose protein sequence is MKFRWCIPILFLLAAPLFAEEGMVLKPKQEPPQVNAILASVNGVPISLMDILNTTRNSEYQAYAVFSGKRLEEEIRKIRLKAVNDRIDKLLVLEEFRENPFPIPNQAVEEELDNIAERMGVRSRSEFTRRLRQSGTTIEDLRKEVEEYIILQMMIFDRIRVESNITPREVHEYFQAHRDEFVKPEKIELAMIMLRPSDPELEEKSRMIAEKLSASPDAFAELAKKYSIGPDAENGGNLGEIERKRLRSEFAAAMPEFEVGKVYGPIRTADGVSFLRILAHTPEVRGDFRTLSPEIRRRIDLKQREEIKEAYLSGLRSKAIIRYFF, encoded by the coding sequence GTGAAATTCCGCTGGTGCATTCCGATCCTCTTTCTGCTGGCGGCTCCGCTGTTTGCGGAGGAAGGAATGGTGTTGAAGCCGAAGCAGGAACCGCCGCAGGTCAACGCGATTCTGGCTTCGGTAAACGGCGTGCCGATCAGTCTGATGGATATCCTGAATACGACCCGGAACAGCGAATATCAGGCTTACGCCGTATTCTCCGGCAAGCGGCTCGAGGAGGAAATTCGTAAGATTCGGCTGAAAGCCGTAAATGACCGGATCGACAAGCTTCTGGTATTGGAGGAGTTCCGGGAAAATCCGTTTCCGATTCCGAATCAGGCTGTCGAGGAGGAACTCGACAATATCGCCGAGCGCATGGGAGTGCGCTCCCGTTCGGAATTTACCCGGAGACTGCGGCAGTCCGGGACGACGATCGAAGATCTGCGCAAGGAGGTTGAGGAATATATTATCCTGCAGATGATGATCTTCGACCGGATCAGGGTGGAGTCGAACATCACGCCGCGCGAAGTTCATGAATATTTTCAGGCTCACCGGGATGAATTCGTGAAGCCGGAGAAAATCGAGCTCGCCATGATCATGCTGCGGCCTTCGGACCCGGAACTTGAGGAGAAAAGCCGGATGATCGCGGAAAAGCTTTCCGCTTCGCCGGACGCTTTTGCGGAACTCGCGAAGAAATACAGCATCGGTCCGGATGCGGAGAACGGCGGGAATCTCGGTGAAATCGAGCGGAAACGACTGCGTTCCGAATTTGCCGCGGCGATGCCGGAATTTGAAGTCGGCAAGGTTTACGGTCCGATCCGGACAGCGGATGGAGTCTCTTTTCTGCGGATTCTGGCTCATACGCCGGAGGTCAGGGGGGATTTTCGAACGTTGAGTCCGGAAATCCGGCGCCGGATTGATTTGAAGCAGCGCGAGGAGATCAAGGAAGCTTATCTTTCCGGTTTGCGTAGTAAAGCGATTATCCGGTACTTCTTCTGA
- a CDS encoding serine/threonine protein kinase, whose translation MVMKIYCEKCKKVFEAEKPEEGNQVSCTFCKEKVDFPESPTSPGAVIGDFLIEKEISKGGMGEVYLARQLSLDRPVALKVLQAKFLNDKEYVESFFREARAAGRISHPNVVQAYAVGEENGIFYFAMEYIRGKTMKEILKQEKTIEFRKAAKIIREVASALECAWRDEKLVHQDIKPDNIMLDANGFAKLADLGLARVAGINDKEACEGDEVLGTPQYISPEQLTGIPTDVRSDIYSLGATFYQFVTGRFPYVADSAEEIAKMHVAGNLQPPKEVNPELPDELNTIIMKMMARNIEDRYQTPATLIKALDLYLQNSVHAGAGAVPQLKFRLPGAGQNAGAPRTPFGGGAAKTPFAAAGARTPFAARGPAAAMPKANPPKPAVPSAVPKAVPPKAVTPVVAPKVAAPVAAPKPAPSVAAESSGKVTDVKKLDDKEVKKNNEKKSDDDALALKVVPKAEKPAAPPVETPEESGKGKKKEKKKKEKEDGERNIGKTVMMAIGTLIMLLITLGCLGGAFYFLAAGNKLPSAIQPYGDKLVAMIQGKENKLPTLNLPSDPGQRKPDDKTAGPADLSKTPKPAEGQKPEEQPKPKIETRREYLAAIDKLMERIRSNPDDRVGFLEESDRFFRQFPNFQTPEEETALRPFLNAFHRVDEVARVAPARAAAHAEFTTALGKRHAAAEAAERELAEKQERERQQREQAEAERKRLAEEKAKRDAEAKAVAAKRLAEVMPKLRPLFGKVANSFLVAARTGNTIGFNRDLSELRMFPFVPGESAEEMRILNQLNTFGSDLPNELKNLRAFVERLGKITPDNDSFSIEMPNRDLLTITGVKPDSITAVDGLGKQVPFDLSDSRVRTIFIQRLERRLKLQKPGFYLDMMTGNFTPETEREAADHAFWKTYYKPFMTAYFFDRLTAADAAAKAALEKRYGKLPEFQAALEAMK comes from the coding sequence ATGGTGATGAAGATTTACTGCGAGAAATGCAAGAAGGTGTTTGAGGCGGAAAAACCGGAGGAGGGAAATCAGGTTTCCTGTACGTTCTGCAAGGAAAAGGTTGATTTTCCGGAATCTCCGACCTCCCCCGGCGCGGTTATCGGTGATTTTCTGATTGAAAAGGAGATCAGCAAAGGCGGCATGGGGGAAGTTTATCTCGCCAGACAGCTTTCGCTGGACCGGCCGGTCGCCCTGAAGGTTCTGCAGGCGAAGTTCCTGAACGACAAGGAGTATGTCGAATCTTTCTTCCGGGAGGCGCGTGCCGCCGGCCGGATCAGCCATCCGAACGTTGTGCAGGCTTACGCCGTCGGCGAAGAAAACGGAATCTTCTATTTCGCCATGGAGTATATCCGCGGCAAGACCATGAAGGAGATTCTGAAACAGGAGAAAACGATCGAATTCCGCAAGGCCGCGAAAATCATCCGCGAAGTCGCCAGTGCGCTTGAATGCGCATGGCGGGATGAGAAGCTGGTACATCAGGATATCAAGCCGGATAATATCATGCTTGACGCGAACGGGTTTGCAAAACTGGCGGACCTCGGGCTCGCACGGGTGGCGGGCATCAATGACAAGGAGGCGTGTGAAGGGGACGAGGTTCTCGGCACACCGCAGTATATCAGCCCGGAACAGTTGACCGGCATTCCGACTGATGTGCGCAGCGACATATACAGTCTCGGCGCAACCTTCTATCAGTTTGTGACCGGCCGTTTTCCATATGTGGCCGATTCGGCGGAAGAGATTGCCAAGATGCACGTGGCCGGCAATCTGCAGCCGCCGAAAGAGGTGAATCCGGAGTTGCCGGACGAACTGAACACCATCATCATGAAAATGATGGCACGCAATATCGAAGATCGTTATCAGACTCCGGCTACGCTGATCAAGGCGCTGGACTTATATTTGCAGAACAGCGTCCATGCCGGAGCCGGCGCGGTACCGCAGCTGAAATTCCGGTTGCCGGGAGCGGGACAGAATGCCGGTGCTCCGCGGACGCCTTTCGGCGGAGGAGCTGCAAAGACTCCGTTCGCCGCCGCAGGCGCCCGGACTCCGTTTGCCGCCAGGGGACCGGCCGCCGCGATGCCGAAAGCCAATCCGCCGAAACCGGCGGTTCCATCCGCCGTGCCGAAGGCGGTGCCGCCGAAAGCGGTAACTCCCGTTGTTGCGCCGAAAGTGGCGGCTCCCGTTGCCGCGCCGAAACCGGCGCCTTCGGTTGCTGCGGAATCATCCGGAAAAGTGACGGATGTTAAAAAACTTGATGATAAAGAAGTTAAGAAAAATAACGAAAAAAAGTCGGATGATGATGCGCTTGCTTTGAAAGTTGTTCCAAAAGCGGAAAAACCGGCAGCTCCCCCCGTCGAAACGCCGGAAGAATCCGGCAAAGGCAAGAAAAAAGAAAAAAAGAAGAAGGAAAAGGAAGACGGAGAGCGCAACATCGGAAAAACGGTTATGATGGCGATCGGCACGCTGATTATGCTGCTGATTACGCTGGGCTGTCTGGGAGGAGCGTTCTATTTTCTGGCGGCGGGGAACAAACTGCCGTCTGCCATCCAGCCATATGGCGACAAACTGGTGGCCATGATTCAGGGTAAGGAGAATAAGTTGCCGACTCTGAATCTGCCGTCCGATCCGGGTCAGAGGAAACCGGATGACAAGACGGCCGGTCCGGCGGACCTGTCGAAAACGCCGAAACCGGCGGAAGGTCAGAAACCCGAGGAACAGCCGAAGCCGAAAATCGAAACGCGCCGCGAATATCTGGCGGCGATCGACAAATTGATGGAACGGATCAGGAGCAATCCGGATGACCGTGTCGGATTTCTTGAAGAGTCCGATCGTTTCTTCCGGCAGTTCCCGAATTTTCAGACTCCGGAGGAAGAAACCGCACTGCGTCCCTTCCTGAATGCGTTTCACCGAGTGGACGAAGTTGCCCGCGTGGCGCCGGCCCGTGCGGCGGCGCATGCGGAATTTACGACGGCTCTCGGCAAACGCCATGCTGCTGCGGAAGCGGCGGAACGGGAGCTGGCGGAAAAGCAGGAAAGGGAGCGGCAGCAGAGAGAACAGGCCGAAGCGGAAAGAAAGCGTCTTGCCGAAGAGAAGGCCAAACGGGATGCTGAAGCGAAAGCGGTTGCGGCAAAACGTCTTGCCGAAGTGATGCCGAAACTGCGGCCGCTGTTTGGAAAAGTGGCGAATTCATTTCTGGTCGCGGCCCGCACCGGCAATACGATCGGTTTCAATCGCGATCTCTCTGAATTGCGCATGTTCCCGTTTGTCCCGGGAGAGAGTGCGGAGGAGATGCGGATTCTGAATCAGCTCAACACGTTCGGCAGCGACCTGCCGAATGAATTGAAGAATCTGCGCGCCTTTGTCGAACGTCTCGGCAAAATTACGCCGGACAACGACAGCTTTTCGATTGAAATGCCGAACCGCGATCTTTTGACCATCACCGGAGTAAAGCCGGATTCCATTACCGCGGTGGACGGTCTGGGAAAGCAGGTTCCGTTCGATCTCTCCGATTCGCGGGTCCGAACCATTTTCATTCAGCGTCTCGAACGGCGATTGAAGCTTCAGAAGCCTGGATTTTATCTTGATATGATGACCGGCAACTTCACGCCGGAAACGGAGCGGGAAGCCGCGGATCATGCATTTTGGAAAACTTATTACAAGCCGTTTATGACCGCCTATTTCTTTGACCGGCTCACTGCGGCGGACGCTGCTGCGAAAGCTGCTTTGGAAAAACGTTACGGAAAACTTCCGGAGTTCCAGGCGGCGTTGGAAGCGATGAAATAA
- a CDS encoding VOC family protein: MKFRMIHNNFNVLDLDKSLKFYAEALDMKETRRISAPDGSFIIVYLKCDKGDHLLELTWMRDMDRPYDLGDNEFHLAFETDDYEAAHARHKAMGCICYENPEMGIYFISDPEGCGVINKSYRRAA; the protein is encoded by the coding sequence ATGAAATTCCGAATGATCCACAATAATTTCAATGTTCTCGATCTTGACAAAAGCCTCAAGTTCTATGCGGAAGCGCTGGATATGAAGGAAACGAGGAGAATTTCCGCTCCGGACGGCTCTTTCATCATCGTCTACCTGAAATGCGACAAAGGCGATCACCTGCTGGAATTGACCTGGATGCGGGATATGGACCGTCCCTACGACCTCGGCGACAACGAATTTCACCTCGCTTTCGAGACGGACGACTACGAGGCAGCCCATGCCAGACACAAAGCCATGGGCTGCATCTGCTACGAAAATCCCGAAATGGGAATCTACTTCATTTCCGATCCCGAGGGCTGTGGGGTCATAAACAAATCATACCGTCGTGCGGCATAA